A single region of the Buchnera aphidicola (Nipponaphis monzeni) genome encodes:
- the ftsY gene encoding signal recognition particle-docking protein FtsY encodes MSNFKKLSLFSIFKSKNKNNKDRSKITTQKLNDQLINHANANNFENNSKINDKKTFTQVQNLDKLQYNNINKKNFFNKLKVQLSKTRKIINFGINYIFSKKKIDHSVFETIEELLLTSDVGIHTTTKIMQYLTKEVYCNNIQEINPIYLMLKKKMYKFLKTVEIPLQINTYNPFIILVVGVNGAGKTTTIGKLAMKYKEEGKSVMLAAGDTFRAGAIEQLCLWGKDTKVPVVTQHFGADPASVIFDTIQSAQSKKIDIVIADTSGRLQNKEPLMNELKKIVKVTKKLNATGPHEIMLVIDGSSGQNVIRQIKLFNKFLKITGIVITKLDGTAKGGILFAIADMFSIPIRYIGVGEKKHDLYNFSSTEFVDALFLNNHIK; translated from the coding sequence ATGTCTAATTTTAAAAAATTAAGTTTATTTTCTATATTTAAATCAAAAAACAAAAATAACAAAGACCGTTCTAAAATTACTACACAAAAGTTAAATGATCAATTAATAAATCATGCTAATGCAAATAATTTTGAAAATAATTCAAAGATAAATGACAAAAAAACATTTACGCAAGTACAAAACTTAGATAAATTACAGTATAATAACATAAATAAAAAAAATTTTTTTAATAAATTAAAGGTACAATTATCTAAAACAAGAAAAATTATCAATTTCGGTATTAATTATATTTTTTCTAAAAAAAAAATAGACCATAGTGTGTTTGAAACAATTGAAGAATTATTACTAACTTCTGATGTAGGTATACACACTACTACTAAAATTATGCAATATTTAACAAAAGAAGTATATTGCAATAATATACAAGAAATTAACCCAATATATTTAATGTTAAAAAAAAAGATGTATAAATTTTTAAAAACAGTTGAAATTCCTTTACAAATAAATACATATAATCCTTTTATTATATTAGTAGTAGGTGTTAATGGCGCAGGAAAAACAACTACCATTGGCAAATTAGCTATGAAATATAAAGAAGAGGGAAAATCTGTAATGTTAGCTGCTGGTGATACATTTAGAGCTGGAGCTATAGAACAACTTTGTTTATGGGGAAAAGATACTAAAGTACCTGTAGTTACCCAACATTTTGGAGCTGACCCAGCATCTGTAATTTTTGATACAATACAGTCTGCACAATCAAAAAAAATTGATATAGTAATAGCAGATACTTCAGGTCGATTACAAAATAAAGAACCTTTGATGAATGAATTGAAGAAAATTGTAAAAGTAACAAAAAAACTAAATGCAACGGGACCTCATGAAATTATGCTAGTTATTGATGGATCTAGTGGTCAAAATGTGATACGTCAAATTAAATTATTTAATAAATTTTTAAAAATTACTGGAATTGTAATTACAAAATTAGATGGAACAGCTAAAGGCGGTATATTATTTGCAATAGCTGATATGTTTTCTATACCCATTCGATACATTGGTGTTGGAGAAAAAAAACATGATTTATACAACTTTAGTAGTACTGAATTTGTAGATGCCCTTTTTTTAAACAACCATATTAAATAA
- the yidC gene encoding membrane protein insertase YidC: protein MDFKRNCTIFIFLILIVLFWYIWYEKSSNDLHKTSRQYTKTQHFNNINNVEYLKDKVVIQTDVLKLVINKYGGDIEKVDLLKYKKKLNSLNYYRLLDTSKNFIYQAQSGLIGIDGPDNPIYNRRPHYITSKNSFKLNTGDHEIRVPMTWKSKEGVVIVKTFIFTPKQYNIKVNFDIFNNTNKCLKVIMFNQLKQTADKSKKLDFDTSDNTFRSFRGAAFSTITDKFHKHNFNDILNNKNIYIHTKVQWISMLQQYFVTAWIPNNNIENTIYTNNLGNGIVTIGYKSNVHQIKPYLKHTIYSKLWVGPKIQDKMALTANNLELTIDYGWLWFLSQPLFQLLNLIHQKISNWGFSIILITFIMKAIMFPLFKIQCVSMTKMRTIQPEINIIKNKYKNDKKKLSQEIINLYKINKINPLGGCLPMLIQMPIFLALYYMLMGSVELRHAPFILWIHDLSNKDPYYILPILMGSTMLLVQKTSPNNITLDKNQQNIMNVMPLVLTTFFLWFPSGLVLYYIINNLLTVIQQWLVSYNFKK, encoded by the coding sequence ATGGATTTTAAACGTAATTGTACAATTTTTATTTTTTTAATACTTATAGTTTTATTTTGGTATATATGGTATGAAAAATCATCTAATGACTTACATAAAACAAGTCGACAATACACTAAAACTCAACATTTTAATAACATAAATAATGTTGAGTATTTAAAAGATAAAGTTGTAATTCAAACAGATGTTTTAAAATTAGTTATTAACAAATATGGAGGAGATATTGAAAAAGTTGATTTATTAAAATATAAAAAAAAATTGAATTCTTTAAATTATTACCGCCTATTAGATACTTCTAAAAATTTTATATATCAAGCTCAAAGTGGTCTAATAGGTATTGATGGGCCAGATAATCCTATTTATAATCGAAGACCTCATTACATTACTTCAAAAAATTCTTTTAAATTAAATACTGGAGATCATGAAATAAGAGTTCCTATGACATGGAAATCTAAAGAAGGAGTAGTTATTGTAAAAACATTTATATTTACCCCTAAACAATATAACATTAAAGTTAATTTCGATATATTTAATAACACTAATAAATGTTTAAAAGTTATTATGTTTAATCAATTAAAACAAACAGCAGATAAATCTAAAAAATTAGATTTTGATACTTCTGATAATACATTTAGATCTTTTAGAGGTGCAGCTTTTTCAACAATAACTGATAAATTTCACAAACATAATTTTAATGATATTCTAAATAATAAAAATATTTATATACATACTAAAGTTCAATGGATATCTATGTTACAACAATATTTTGTTACAGCATGGATACCTAATAATAATATAGAAAATACTATTTATACTAATAATTTAGGTAATGGAATAGTAACTATTGGTTATAAATCAAACGTTCATCAAATTAAACCATATTTAAAACATACAATTTACTCTAAACTTTGGGTTGGACCTAAAATTCAAGACAAAATGGCTTTAACAGCAAATAATCTTGAATTAACTATAGATTACGGTTGGTTATGGTTTCTTTCACAACCATTATTCCAATTACTTAATTTAATACACCAAAAAATTAGCAATTGGGGTTTTTCTATCATTTTAATAACTTTTATTATGAAAGCTATTATGTTTCCTTTATTTAAGATACAATGTGTGTCTATGACAAAAATGCGTACGATTCAACCTGAAATAAATATTATAAAAAACAAATATAAAAACGATAAAAAAAAATTAAGCCAAGAAATTATAAATTTATATAAAATTAATAAAATAAATCCTTTAGGAGGGTGTTTGCCTATGTTAATTCAAATGCCTATTTTTTTAGCTCTGTACTACATGCTTATGGGATCAGTAGAGTTAAGACATGCACCATTTATATTATGGATTCATGATTTATCTAACAAAGATCCTTATTATATACTACCTATACTTATGGGCAGCACTATGTTGTTAGTTCAAAAAACTTCCCCAAATAATATTACCTTAGACAAAAATCAACAAAATATTATGAATGTTATGCCTTTAGTATTAACAACTTTTTTTTTATGGTTTCCGTCTGGATTAGTTTTATATTATATAATAAATAACTTGTTAACTGTTATACAACAATGGTTAGTTTCGTATAACTTTAAAAAATGA
- the dnaT gene encoding primosomal protein DnaT — MVFKTLVSSFTTLDLFVKDPLKALSLSKEEALAILKNDIPVMYVVTPNLLKKLFAMTAHFKKNNFYLSEIKPLPQKIKAKQNYSNTKLQNGKFLMHHKWKPDCDFVRQASLWGINLTHSVEKEELVSFIDYWKAEGRFFYHIQWQQKLARNLEQRRSSKIIRNNRDINKISIPDNTIPDGFRDK, encoded by the coding sequence ATGGTTTTTAAAACGTTAGTATCCTCTTTTACTACTTTGGATTTGTTTGTTAAAGATCCCCTAAAAGCATTAAGTTTATCAAAAGAAGAGGCATTAGCTATACTTAAAAACGACATCCCAGTTATGTATGTAGTAACTCCTAATTTATTAAAAAAATTATTTGCTATGACAGCTCATTTTAAGAAAAACAATTTTTATTTATCAGAAATTAAACCATTACCTCAAAAAATAAAAGCTAAACAAAATTATTCAAATACAAAATTACAAAATGGAAAATTTTTAATGCATCATAAATGGAAACCAGATTGTGACTTTGTGAGGCAAGCTTCTTTATGGGGAATAAATTTAACTCATTCTGTAGAAAAAGAAGAGTTGGTTTCATTTATCGATTATTGGAAAGCTGAAGGACGTTTTTTTTACCATATTCAATGGCAACAAAAGTTAGCAAGAAATTTAGAACAAAGAAGGAGCTCAAAAATTATTCGGAATAATAGAGATATTAACAAAATCTCTATTCCTGATAATACTATACCAGATGGCTTTAGAGATAAATAA
- the rsmD gene encoding 16S rRNA (guanine(966)-N(2))-methyltransferase RsmD, with amino-acid sequence MKNKIFKNNKIKIIAGILKSQVIKIQQNCLLKPTKNIVKETLFNWISNNIKNSKCLDCFAGSGSLGIEAISRSARFVTFIESNVNIVKKLIANLIRLNIYYKAKVIQTNILEWIQKKGHPYDIIFIDPPFNQKIVNIIINYLDKNNWTHNYSLIYIEQLKNKKKLRAPLNWFVYKQKTSGNVLYYLILKDVNKNLK; translated from the coding sequence ATGAAGAACAAAATTTTTAAAAACAATAAAATTAAAATTATAGCTGGAATTTTAAAATCTCAAGTTATTAAAATACAACAAAATTGTTTATTAAAACCAACAAAAAATATTGTTAAAGAAACATTGTTTAATTGGATATCTAATAATATTAAAAATTCTAAATGTCTTGATTGTTTTGCAGGAAGTGGATCTTTAGGAATAGAAGCTATTTCTAGAAGTGCTAGATTTGTTACTTTTATTGAATCAAATGTTAATATTGTTAAAAAGTTAATTGCAAACTTAATAAGGTTAAATATATATTATAAGGCAAAAGTTATACAAACTAATATACTAGAATGGATACAAAAGAAAGGTCATCCTTATGACATTATTTTTATCGATCCTCCTTTTAATCAAAAAATTGTTAATATTATTATTAATTATTTAGATAAAAATAATTGGACTCATAATTATTCATTGATTTATATAGAGCAACTAAAAAATAAAAAAAAATTACGAGCACCTTTAAATTGGTTTGTCTATAAACAAAAAACATCAGGAAACGTACTTTACTATCTGATTTTAAAAGATGTAAATAAAAATTTAAAGTAA
- the dnaC gene encoding DNA replication protein DnaC, translating to MKNHVSFLKRLQQIMPNHIKPKFNSEKDLIAWNQEQGRLSSKAIIQENKTMKMQRILGRSGIRELYINCSFENYKIEHDGHKRVADAARRYAEEFNGNIASFIFSGRPGTGKNHLASAIGNYLIIHGKSVLIVTVADLMSNMKGTFNGGSNVTEENLLNNLSTVDLLMIDEIGMQTESRYEKVIINQIVDRRSSSKRSTGMLSNLDHQGMKALLGERVIDRMRLGSSLWLTFEWNSYRKYIKGNEY from the coding sequence ATGAAAAATCATGTTAGTTTTTTAAAACGATTACAACAAATTATGCCTAATCATATTAAGCCAAAATTTAATAGTGAAAAAGATCTGATAGCATGGAATCAAGAACAAGGTAGATTATCTTCAAAAGCTATTATTCAAGAAAATAAAACAATGAAAATGCAACGTATTTTAGGTCGCTCAGGTATTCGAGAACTATATATTAATTGTTCATTTGAAAATTATAAAATAGAACACGATGGACATAAAAGAGTAGCAGATGCTGCTAGACGTTATGCTGAAGAATTTAACGGAAATATCGCTAGTTTTATTTTTTCAGGAAGGCCAGGAACTGGCAAAAATCATTTAGCTTCTGCAATCGGTAATTATTTAATTATACATGGGAAAAGTGTACTTATTGTTACGGTAGCAGATTTGATGTCGAATATGAAAGGTACTTTTAACGGAGGAAGTAACGTTACAGAAGAAAATTTGTTAAATAATTTAAGTACTGTAGATTTGTTAATGATTGATGAAATAGGTATGCAAACAGAATCTCGTTACGAAAAGGTTATTATTAATCAAATAGTGGATAGGCGGTCATCATCTAAAAGATCTACTGGAATGTTATCAAATTTAGATCATCAAGGTATGAAGGCTCTTCTTGGAGAAAGAGTTATAGATAGAATGCGTTTAGGGAGTAGTTTATGGTTAACTTTTGAATGGAATAGCTATCGTAAATATATTAAAGGAAACGAATATTAA
- the rpmH gene encoding 50S ribosomal protein L34, which translates to MKRTFQPSVLKKCRSHGFRARMATKNGRYILSRRRSKLRLRLTISTKL; encoded by the coding sequence ATGAAAAGAACTTTCCAACCATCTGTATTAAAAAAGTGCAGATCCCACGGATTTAGAGCAAGAATGGCTACTAAAAACGGTCGTTATATTTTGTCAAGAAGACGATCTAAATTACGTTTACGTCTAACTATTTCTACTAAATTATAA
- the mnmE gene encoding tRNA uridine-5-carboxymethylaminomethyl(34) synthesis GTPase MnmE: MNKTDTIVAQITPEGKSGVAIVRISGEKAPEVCMKVLKKIPSPRYAHYLNFFDNNNCIIDQGIGIWFPAPYSFTGENILELQGHGNPILINLILKTILSIPGLRFATPGEFSKRAFLNGKIDLSQAEAIADLINAESEQSARASLNSMQGVFLKNIQKILISIISIRTIIESSINFEEVDDKFVENTLNIKLTTLIIFLKKVIKSAYQGTIIRNGFKITIIGLPNVGKSSLLNALSLKNLAIVTNIEGTTRDVIQNYINIEGNIFRINDTAGLRKTNNIIELIGIKKAWKTVNKSHHILYVIDNINVNEQIHTRILNKIPPSIPRTIVVNKCDLTKKKYKLKTMKSIDHVYISSKKNIGINLLRQHLLKKSVFNKSITLNKEQFSARDRHLHYLNKCLLELIKGKRKWEKLKKIELIAEHMRLSQMYLDNITGTFTSEDLLNQIFSNFCVGK, encoded by the coding sequence ATGAACAAAACAGATACTATTGTTGCACAAATTACCCCTGAAGGAAAATCTGGAGTAGCTATTGTAAGAATTTCAGGAGAAAAAGCTCCTGAAGTATGTATGAAAGTTTTAAAAAAAATACCTAGTCCTAGATATGCTCATTATTTAAACTTTTTCGATAATAATAATTGTATAATAGATCAAGGTATAGGAATATGGTTTCCTGCTCCTTATTCATTCACTGGAGAAAATATATTAGAACTCCAAGGGCATGGTAATCCAATTTTAATCAATCTAATTCTAAAAACAATTCTAAGCATACCTGGTCTACGATTTGCTACACCTGGAGAATTCTCAAAACGTGCTTTTTTAAATGGTAAAATAGATTTATCACAAGCAGAAGCTATTGCTGATTTGATAAATGCAGAATCAGAACAATCAGCTAGAGCATCATTAAATTCTATGCAAGGTGTGTTTTTAAAAAACATTCAAAAGATTTTAATATCTATTATTTCAATAAGAACAATTATAGAATCATCAATTAATTTCGAAGAAGTTGATGATAAGTTTGTAGAAAATACATTAAATATAAAATTGACAACTTTAATTATTTTTTTAAAAAAGGTAATAAAATCAGCTTATCAAGGAACTATTATAAGAAATGGTTTTAAAATAACTATTATAGGATTACCTAATGTTGGAAAATCTAGCTTACTAAACGCTTTATCATTAAAAAATTTAGCTATTGTCACAAACATTGAAGGAACTACAAGAGATGTAATTCAAAATTATATAAATATAGAAGGAAATATATTTCGTATTAATGATACAGCAGGTTTAAGAAAAACTAACAATATTATTGAATTAATTGGTATTAAAAAAGCGTGGAAAACAGTTAACAAATCACATCATATATTATATGTAATTGATAATATTAATGTAAATGAACAAATACATACACGTATTTTAAATAAAATTCCACCAAGTATCCCACGTACTATTGTTGTTAACAAATGTGACCTTACTAAAAAAAAATATAAATTGAAAACAATGAAATCAATTGATCATGTGTATATATCCTCCAAAAAAAACATAGGTATTAATTTATTACGTCAACATTTATTAAAAAAAAGTGTATTTAATAAAAGTATTACTTTAAATAAAGAACAATTTTCAGCACGCGATCGTCATTTACATTATTTAAATAAATGTTTGTTAGAATTAATCAAAGGAAAAAGAAAATGGGAAAAATTAAAAAAAATAGAATTAATAGCTGAACATATGCGTTTATCACAAATGTATTTAGATAATATTACAGGAACTTTTACTTCTGAAGATCTATTAAATCAAATTTTTTCTAATTTCTGTGTGGGTAAATAA
- a CDS encoding co-chaperone GroES, with amino-acid sequence MRIRPLHDRIIVKRNEIESKSAGGIVLTGSAAGKSTRGTVLAVGNGRILDNGNIKPLDVKVNDIVIFNEGYGAKTEKIDNDEVLILNESDILAIVE; translated from the coding sequence ATGAGAATTCGCCCATTGCATGATCGTATTATTGTTAAACGCAATGAAATCGAGTCTAAATCAGCTGGTGGTATAGTACTAACTGGATCAGCAGCAGGAAAATCTACTCGAGGCACAGTTTTAGCAGTTGGTAATGGTCGTATTTTAGATAATGGTAACATTAAACCATTAGATGTTAAAGTAAATGATATAGTAATTTTTAATGAAGGATATGGTGCTAAAACTGAAAAAATTGATAATGATGAAGTTTTAATTTTAAATGAAAGTGACATTTTAGCAATTGTTGAATAA
- the rpoH gene encoding RNA polymerase sigma factor RpoH translates to MVSKTKTLSTNTLGNLDAYIRATNAWPILSAEKEKILANSWFYYRHINSAKTLILSHLRFVVRISRHYSGYGLLQSDLIQEGNIGLMKAVHRFNPKIGVRLVSFAIHWIKSEIHEYVLKNWRIVRVATTKSQRKLFFNLRKIKKKIGWFNISEVETVAKELGVTCKDVREMESRMSTQDINCNFISEEDLLYNQCKMFYPYFSDKKSNFAQNIEDYNWNIYTTNKLNNALSVLDNRSRNIIQDRWLYKNKNKTTLKTIAKKYGISAERVRQLEKNAMKKLKIAIEN, encoded by the coding sequence ATGGTTAGTAAAACTAAAACTTTGTCTACAAACACTTTAGGTAATCTAGATGCTTATATTAGAGCAACTAACGCGTGGCCAATATTATCTGCAGAAAAAGAAAAGATTTTAGCTAATTCATGGTTCTATTATAGACATATTAATTCAGCTAAAACCTTAATTTTGTCTCATTTAAGATTTGTAGTTCGTATTTCTCGTCACTATTCAGGTTACGGATTATTACAATCTGATTTAATTCAAGAAGGTAATATAGGTTTGATGAAAGCAGTTCATAGATTTAATCCTAAAATAGGAGTTCGATTAGTTTCTTTTGCAATTCATTGGATCAAATCTGAAATACATGAATACGTTCTCAAAAATTGGAGAATAGTTAGAGTAGCTACTACTAAATCACAACGTAAATTATTTTTTAATTTAAGAAAAATTAAAAAAAAAATAGGTTGGTTTAATATATCTGAAGTAGAAACAGTAGCTAAAGAGTTAGGAGTTACTTGTAAAGATGTTAGAGAAATGGAATCTCGTATGTCAACTCAAGATATAAATTGTAACTTTATTTCCGAAGAAGATTTGTTGTATAATCAATGTAAAATGTTTTATCCATATTTTTCAGATAAAAAATCAAATTTTGCTCAAAATATAGAAGATTATAATTGGAATATATATACCACTAATAAATTAAATAATGCTTTATCTGTATTAGATAATAGAAGTCGAAACATAATTCAAGATAGATGGTTATATAAAAATAAAAATAAAACAACTTTAAAAACTATAGCTAAAAAATATGGCATTTCAGCAGAGAGAGTTAGACAATTAGAAAAAAATGCTATGAAAAAATTAAAAATAGCTATAGAAAATTAG
- the rnpA gene encoding ribonuclease P protein component, with translation MIRFVFSKKLRLLNSSQFSYVFQKPFKISNKELIILARKNILPYPRIGILIGCKSIKKAHDRNRIKRLIRETFRLSQNKLIAMDYIVIAKKKIKLLDNNIILITKLELLWLRYCQILLKR, from the coding sequence ATGATTCGTTTTGTGTTTTCTAAAAAACTACGTTTATTAAATTCCTCACAATTTTCTTACGTATTTCAAAAACCATTTAAAATTAGTAATAAAGAGTTAATAATTTTAGCTCGTAAAAACATATTACCATATCCTCGTATAGGTATTTTAATTGGGTGTAAAAGTATCAAAAAGGCTCATGATCGTAATAGAATTAAAAGATTAATCCGAGAAACATTTAGACTATCACAAAATAAACTGATTGCTATGGATTATATTGTGATAGCGAAAAAAAAAATAAAATTGTTAGATAATAATATTATATTAATAACAAAATTGGAGCTTTTATGGTTACGTTATTGTCAAATATTACTAAAACGTTAA
- the yidD gene encoding membrane protein insertion efficiency factor YidD, with translation MVTLLSNITKTLILCIKIYQKYISILIQPHCRYYPSCSQYAIQMLNNVNLFKSIWLIFKRILKCQPLYTGGIDNPFKKH, from the coding sequence ATGGTTACGTTATTGTCAAATATTACTAAAACGTTAATTTTATGTATTAAAATATATCAAAAATATATTAGCATTTTAATACAACCACATTGTCGGTATTATCCATCTTGTTCTCAATATGCTATTCAAATGTTAAATAATGTTAATTTATTTAAAAGTATATGGTTAATATTCAAAAGAATATTAAAATGTCAACCTTTATATACAGGTGGAATAGATAACCCTTTTAAAAAACACTAA
- the efp gene encoding elongation factor P, with product MIISNTNKLKNGSKIILNNEPYLVESTTFVKPGKGQTFVRTKLRKLLTGKIIDKTFKSTDSLNIANIINTIVIYLYNDHQIYYFMHAKNFDQLSIKKTSLNNCIQWLIKGEKYSSIQWNNKLISIIPNNFVILQVISIAPNTKSDSITSGYKFVKLSTGIILKVPSFIQINDFLKINTYSGQYVARIKKNKQNFKYR from the coding sequence ATGATTATATCTAACACTAATAAATTAAAAAATGGATCAAAAATTATTCTTAATAATGAACCTTACTTAGTAGAAAGTACTACTTTTGTAAAACCAGGAAAAGGTCAAACCTTTGTACGTACAAAATTAAGAAAATTGCTTACTGGTAAAATCATAGATAAAACTTTTAAATCAACAGACTCATTAAATATTGCTAATATTATTAATACAATAGTTATATATTTATATAATGATCATCAAATATATTATTTTATGCATGCTAAAAATTTTGATCAATTATCTATAAAAAAAACTAGTTTAAATAATTGTATTCAATGGCTAATTAAAGGAGAAAAATATTCATCTATTCAATGGAATAACAAATTAATTTCAATTATACCAAACAATTTTGTTATATTACAAGTAATTAGCATAGCACCAAATACAAAAAGTGATTCAATTACTTCTGGTTACAAATTTGTTAAATTAAGCACAGGAATAATTTTGAAAGTACCATCATTCATTCAAATAAACGATTTTTTAAAAATTAACACTTATTCCGGGCAGTACGTTGCAAGAATAAAAAAAAATAAACAAAACTTTAAATATCGGTAA
- the groL gene encoding chaperonin GroEL (60 kDa chaperone family; promotes refolding of misfolded polypeptides especially under stressful conditions; forms two stacked rings of heptamers to form a barrel-shaped 14mer; ends can be capped by GroES; misfolded proteins enter the barrel where they are refolded when GroES binds) — translation MAAKDVKFGNEARIKMLRGVNVLADAVKVTLGPKGRNVVLDKSFGAPSITKDGVSVAREIELEDKFENMGAQMVKEVASKANDAAGDGTTTATLLAQAIVNEGLKAVAAGMNPMDLKRGIDKAVINAVEELKKLSVPCSDSKAITQVGTISANADEKVGTLIAEAMEKVGNDGVITVEEGTGLQNELEVVKGMQFDRGYLSPYFINKPETGLVELENPYILMADKKISNVRELLPILEAVAKSGKPLLIISEDLEGEALATLVVNSMRGIVKVAAVKAPGFGDRRKAMIQDISILTNGSVISEELAMELEKSTLEDLGQAKRVVITKDTTTIIGGVGDKYSIQNRISQIRQQIQEATSDYDKEKLNERLAKLSGGVAVLKVGAATEVEMKEKKARVEDALHATRAAVEEGVVPGGGVALVRVAAKISKMLSDNEDQNVGIRVAVRAMEAPLRQIVSNSGEEPSVVTNNVKDGKGNYGYNAATDEYGNMIDFGILDPTKVTRSALQYAASVAGLMITTECMVTDLSKEEKSDISSPSAGGGMGGMGGMGGMM, via the coding sequence ATGGCAGCTAAAGATGTAAAATTTGGTAACGAAGCTCGTATAAAAATGCTTAGAGGTGTTAATGTACTTGCTGATGCAGTTAAAGTAACTTTAGGTCCAAAAGGAAGAAATGTAGTATTAGATAAATCTTTTGGAGCGCCAAGTATTACTAAAGATGGTGTTTCTGTTGCTCGTGAAATTGAATTAGAAGACAAATTTGAAAACATGGGTGCTCAAATGGTAAAAGAAGTTGCATCAAAAGCAAACGATGCAGCTGGTGATGGTACTACTACTGCAACTTTATTAGCACAAGCTATAGTTAACGAAGGCCTTAAAGCAGTAGCAGCAGGAATGAATCCTATGGATTTAAAAAGAGGAATCGATAAAGCAGTAATCAATGCTGTCGAGGAACTAAAAAAACTATCTGTTCCTTGTTCTGATTCTAAAGCTATTACTCAAGTAGGAACAATATCTGCTAATGCTGACGAAAAAGTAGGAACATTAATAGCAGAAGCTATGGAAAAAGTAGGAAATGACGGAGTAATTACTGTAGAAGAAGGTACTGGTCTTCAAAATGAATTAGAAGTAGTAAAAGGTATGCAGTTTGATAGAGGATATTTATCTCCTTATTTCATAAATAAACCGGAAACAGGTTTAGTAGAATTAGAAAATCCGTATATATTAATGGCAGATAAGAAAATATCTAATGTAAGAGAATTATTACCAATATTAGAAGCTGTTGCAAAATCAGGAAAGCCTTTATTAATTATATCAGAAGATTTAGAAGGAGAAGCATTAGCTACTTTAGTTGTAAACTCAATGAGAGGTATAGTAAAAGTTGCTGCTGTTAAAGCTCCAGGTTTTGGTGATAGAAGAAAAGCTATGATTCAAGATATTTCAATACTAACAAATGGTTCAGTAATATCTGAAGAATTAGCTATGGAATTAGAAAAATCTACTTTAGAAGATTTAGGACAAGCTAAAAGAGTAGTTATTACCAAAGACACCACTACAATTATAGGCGGAGTAGGTGACAAGTACTCTATACAAAATAGAATTAGTCAAATTCGCCAACAAATTCAAGAAGCTACTTCTGACTACGATAAAGAAAAGTTAAATGAACGTTTAGCAAAATTATCTGGAGGAGTCGCTGTTCTTAAAGTCGGAGCAGCTACAGAAGTAGAAATGAAAGAGAAAAAAGCACGTGTAGAAGATGCATTACATGCTACAAGAGCAGCTGTAGAAGAAGGAGTAGTTCCAGGAGGAGGAGTTGCTTTAGTACGTGTAGCTGCAAAGATTTCTAAAATGTTAAGTGATAATGAAGATCAAAACGTTGGTATCAGAGTTGCCGTACGCGCTATGGAAGCTCCTTTACGTCAAATTGTTTCTAACTCAGGTGAAGAACCATCTGTCGTTACTAACAATGTAAAAGATGGTAAAGGTAATTATGGATATAACGCTGCTACTGATGAATATGGCAATATGATTGACTTTGGCATATTAGATCCAACTAAAGTTACAAGATCTGCTCTACAATATGCAGCATCAGTTGCTGGATTAATGATTACTACAGAATGTATGGTTACAGATTTATCTAAAGAAGAAAAATCAGATATAAGTTCACCTTCTGCTGGTGGCGGTATGGGCGGTATGGGCGGTATGGGCGGTATGATGTAA